A genome region from Cryptosporidium parvum Iowa II chromosome 8, whole genome shotgun sequence includes the following:
- a CDS encoding phenol 2-monooxygenase like FAD dependent oxidoreductase of plant origin in apicomplexans: FWRLLINMGVIKRTQVLIVGMGPVGMTLSNLLNLYKVDNIIVDKLTQFSPIPKAHYISNRSMEIFRFCNNLDQEIYRLQQPLEFWRRITYLTYFNNCKFGILGTKDEFSNYKTINGYYLDLDSQSGVANYDQSKLNNLLYKNLKQCKYSQIMLGTSWKGYEFVSKSGKEKVISKLEKSNSNLEFTIESDFLVGADGAKSQVRKALNKNFKGHESLQKLLNINFISKDLAKVCLELKQEIIDECNNIKLVPTTSMLYFILNPSLIGVMVLHDISQGNFVIHIPLVGSSSEKFDLDFFKHIFPSLISQVCKKNINLEVKSIETWNMSAQVLDSFVDEKTNRIVLIGDSAHRLPPSGGFGMNLGIQDSLNLAWRLAFVLKNKYEEDIKKQLNEFNMERIQHAQYACNNSIRNFYRSLFIPKAIGLDWKIISSMQKLISNADKYIPNKILEEKPVMDYIYKLGMFRFSKILRNENKMEKIKMLIQVSLVLQLY, encoded by the coding sequence TTTTGGAGATTGCTCATAAATATGGGTGTTATAAAAAGAACTCAGGTATTGATTGTTGGGATGGGCCCCGTAGGTATGACATTAAGCAATTTGcttaatttatataaagtcgacaatattattgttgACAAATTGACACAATTTTCGCCTATTCCAAAAGCCCACTACATTTCAAATCGCTCAATGGAGATATTTAGATTCTGTAACAACTTAGATCAAGAAATATATAGGCTTCAACAACCTTTAGAATTTTGGAGAAGAATAACTTATCTAActtattttaataactGCAAATTTGGTATTTTAGGAACTAAAGATGAATTCAGTAATTATAAGACAATTAATGGTTACTACTTAGATTTGGATAGCCAATCAGGAGTGGCAAATTATGATCAAAGCAaactaaataatttattgtaCAAAAATTTGAAACAGTGTAAATATTCGCAGATAATGCTTGGAACATCTTGGAAAGGATATGAATTTGTTTCTAAAAGTGGAAAAGAAAAGGTAATTTCAAAGTTAGAgaaatcaaattcaaatttggaatttaCTATAGAGAGCGATTTTTTAGTGGGAGCGGATGGAGCAAAGAGCCAGGTAAGGAAagctttaaataaaaattttaaaggGCATGAATCTCTTCAAAAACttctaaatattaattttatctcAAAAGATTTGGCAAAAGTTTGTCTGGAACTCAAGcaagaaattattgatgagtgtaataatattaaattagttCCCACCACAAGTATGTTATACTTTATTCTAAATCCAAGTTTAATAGGCGTAATGGTACTTCACGATATTAGTCAAGGCAACTTCGTGATCCATATTCCTTTAGTTGGTTCAAGCTCCGAGAAATTTgatttagatttttttAAGCATATTTTCCCAAGTTTAATTAGCCAAGTATGCAAGAAAAACATTAATTTAGAGGTAAAATCTATTGAAACATGGAATATGTCAGCTCAAGTACTTGATTCGTTTGTTGATGAAAAAACAAATCGAATAGTTTTAATAGGAGATTCTGCTCATAGACTTCCCCCATCTGGAGGATTTGGGATGAATTTAGGAATTCAAGATTCCCTTAACTTAGCATGGAGATTAGcatttgtattaaaaaacaaatacgaagaagatattaaaaaacaaTTGAATGAGTTTAACATGGAGAGAATCCAACATGCGCAATATGCCTGTAATAACTCTATTCGGAATTTTTATAGGTCCCTATTTATTCCTAAAGCTATCGGATTGGACtggaaaataatatctaGTATGCAGAAGTTAATATCTAATGCCGATAAATATATTcctaataaaattttagaAGAGAAACCAGTCATGGATTACATTTATAAGTTAGGAATGTTTagattttcaaaaatactaaggaatgaaaataaaatggaAAAGATAAAGATGCTTATTCAGGTTAGTTTAGTACTCCAgctatattaa
- a CDS encoding NADPH:ferredoxin--NADP+ reductase with a rossman fold nucleotide binding domain and a 2Fe-2S ferredoxin domain: SFRNICLLFDLISEVVVIIILNLGNEFEFVFGSFIKMRPYKPIYKLCIVGAGPSGCYLAKYLLARSKKENIAIKIDLLDSLDKPFGLLRYGIAPDRHDLKKSISSIDNSLFKKYSDDIKFYGNVTLGYDVKLEELKRKYDVVVLAVGGLQSFHTLPVKYMNNELQNKIIGGVFSSRDWVFYYNSHPMFKKMLYPTKNEHSNSINNKLIDNERIDMDIELNYLKKKNNQFFEYKSPLSSTEISVPFKNENEDFKYGYGSDILRNYILNSSERNAVIIGNGNVSLDITRLLSFYTHEQLSKNKYLNPDYLNLIDTSSKYSNSDIYRPLFKNIFIIGRRGWIQNSFKYPLLKEFIDKSRKSKYNSTNGMNIRVMMSQEDFELSQDRTSLFELERSGPEIKRRFLKMKSIFQEMVNNHQEYIANNDNIFHNDKTINIHFKNLFSTVNIKTEEVNIPENNVKKKSIPFIKGIELARNIRDSKPITDKTKLNEKEKYYLPCQLLITSLGFKPKYDYIFNGNKDYSFENNCFPCPIFKTGWMETNSKGDLNIALQKSLTLGNEILSLLKKMPPKNVEA; this comes from the coding sequence tCTTTCAGAAATATATGTTTGCTTTTTGATTTGATTAGTGAAGTAGttgtaataattatattaaatctaggaaatgaatttgaatttgtttttGGATCATTTATAAAAATGAGACCTTACAAGCCAATATATAAGTTATGTATTGTTGGTGCAGGCCCATCAGGTTGTTACTTGGCCAAATATTTGCTGGCAAGATCAAAAAAGGAAAACATTGCAATCAAAATAGATTTATTAGATTCCTTAGATAAACCATTTGGGCTACTCAGATATGGAATTGCACCAGATAGACATGATCTAAAAAAATCGATTTCTAGTATTGATAACTctctttttaaaaaatattctgatgatattaaattctaTGGAAATGTGACTTTGGGATATGATGTTaaattagaagaattaaagAGGAAATACGATGTAGTGGTTTTAGCAGTTGGTGGATTACAAAGTTTCCATACTCTTCCAGTGAAATATATGAATAATGAATTACAGAATAAAATTATAGGAGGAGTATTTTCTTCTAGAGATTGGGtgttttattataatagcCACCCAATGTTTAAAAAAATGCTATATCCAACAAAAAATGAACACTCTAATTCGatcaataataaacttaTTGATAATGAGAGAATTGATATGGATATAGAGTTGAATTaccttaaaaaaaaaaacaatcaattttttgaatataagaGTCCTTTATCTTCTACTGAAATTAGCGTCCCATTTAAAAACGAAAATGAAGACTTTAAATATGGATATGGTTCTGATATACTtagaaattatatattaaactCCAGTGAGAGGAATGCGGTTATCATTGGAAATGGCAATGTTTCATTGGATATTACTAGACTTTTATCTTTCTATACCCATGAACAACTTtcaaaaaacaaatatttgaatcctgattatttaaatttaattgacACATCATCTAAATATTCAAACTCCGATATCTATCGACCTTTGTTCAAAaacatatttattattggacGGAGAGGTTGGATTCAAAATTCCTTTAAATATCCATTATTAAAGGAATTTATTGATAAGTCTAGGAAATCAAAATACAATTCTACTAATGGAATGAATATCAGAGTAATGATGTCTCAAGAAGATTTTGAGCTTTCACAGGACCGAACTAGCTTATTCGAATTAGAAAGAAGCGGACcagaaataaaaagaagatttttgaaaatgaagtCTATATTTCAGGAAATGGTTAATAATCACCAAGAATACATAGCCAATAATGATAACATATTCCATAATGATAAAACAATAAACATACATTTTAAAAACCTCTTCTCTACtgtaaatattaaaactgAAGAAGTCAATATTCCAGAGAATAAtgtgaaaaaaaaatcaatccCGTTTATCAAAGGAATAGAATTAGCGAGAAATATTCGTGATTCTAAACCAATTACTGATAAAACAAAGTTAAATGAGAAggagaaatattatttaccTTGCCAATTATTGATCACATCATTGGGATTCAAACCAAAATatgattatatttttaatggaaataaagattattcatttgaaaataattgttttcCCTGTCCTATTTTTAAAACTGGTTGGATGGAAACTAATAGTAAAGGAGATCTTAATATTGCGCTTCAAAAATCACTCACACTTGgtaatgaaatattaagttTGCTAAAAAAAATGCCTCCTAAGAATGTTGAAGCTTAG
- a CDS encoding insulinase like metalloprotease: protein MNEVANLFKVKLGDLNKEEFIRDETKYNFSFIKSIKVSNVGILELYQHQKGVIVAFMKTFTICGPSFTHCKLSFTTVPNNNKGIPHALEHVIFNGSKRFPYNDSIDKISNRLCCPYTNAFTIDDSTTFEFECTTEWSLLRMLEVWLDHLFHPILSEESFLTEIVHLNENAEYHGVVYSEVSSFERNYDEVVTTLSKFHTLCESPTEKKKIKLHSTWELYDEITEKYDGSQSSVFSCTGRTTGLQKLSLDELKEFHANFYSLDNMLIFIHGNESININNIFGTIGKFISEAELVNDHKTCKKIRISDSPINQRPLNKKLCFNENLKEQSFPWHLEIPFPSEEEDLSTISFSWRFGAFSNFKEMLSITVLLHYLCIGNDSPLMKELVEGKSYCSDVDMSNVCEKNRYHQILLHGVETTKINKIVDLFKRIISEFHNGERSFDINDLKCKIEGLYYGHLVSLENKTIDTVFNQLSGFINYGINNMDDLTEYCNLHFILKKLLSEGLEYWKTLFNKAFCLQKMNILEFVPSKKLSKEMTKRFKEERKERISKKGKRFFQICKAKLEESIINNKKRAISLEILNNFNISFDLNCIGLNKANITTNVNYSEAKLAEINEGSDIIFKKLNMDHDLESQTIDNCLYFFLENSNTEFVHAQLRINLNENLSNTEKLLSSLLVELLFQTSVKVINLIGPQISEKYSKLRESKVFLPDVNWSDGELINFDDFDKLLNTFCIDYYAEFSDGWILDSNTIPNQIKVNWTTPIEYTEFSSILIMSGICGMRLNAERISTIARTIKGTISELKLSEEGLITSVSNSLCFCDQSIFNISNIPNFDHISKRLIKEPKNYLVELERLHSVLIRPFALGKSEVIPASNTKFSLFVIGKEEANKINLFKYFSINKNYKSQYLINNQIQNTPNINLLPWEILSRALPLDLGIDFNSNSSQKFRIPEKYGYSIYLKVPSSNTACFIQSINLNTFGTFFPKGSHFFNPDVPALLVLSNYLWDPCSLLFDSIRGSGLAYSGSLDLCMTTGQFSNCVYESTSIGQSLIKTWEIFRELSMDENEVYEEIKKTNKLPNYYESFYNSLDLDEAKRIAAYKFISKHKKFNSWAKQLNFDLNVGISPKFDSFIIKKISEVTVEDIKRVSIKYLKHFLPNTTNMMPSSCIALCGGENSAIDAMEVLKDYPNFRFSVISYSEFLKETLKNVEI, encoded by the coding sequence ATGAATGAAGTGgctaatttatttaaagttaaaCTTGGAGACCTAAATAAAGAGGAATTTATTCGAGATGAAACAAAATATAACTtctcttttattaaatcgATCAAAGTCTCAAATGTTGGAATATTGGAACTCTACCAGCACCAAAAGGGAGTCATTGTAGCATTCATGAAGACTTTTACTATTTGTGGGCCATCTTTTACTCACTGTAAATTAAGTTTTACAACTGTGCCAAACAACAATAAAGGGATACCGCATGCGCTAGAGCATGTCATTTTTAATGGTAGCAAACGCTTTCCATATAATGATAGCATTGATAAGATCTCTAACAGACTGTGTTGTCCATACACAAATGCTTTCACTATAGATGATTCGACtacatttgaatttgaatgtACAACAGAATGGAGCCTTTTACGAATGTTGGAAGTTTGGCTAGATCATTTATTTCATCCAATTTTGTCGGAAGAATCATTTCTTACAGAGATCGTAcatttaaatgaaaatgcaGAGTACCATGGAGTAGTTTATTCAGAAGTTTCTTCTTTCGAGAGAAACTATGATGAGGTTGTCACAACTCTTTCTAAGTTTCATACTTTATGTGAGAGCCCTActgagaaaaaaaaaatcaagcTTCACTCTACATGGGAGCTTTACGATGAAATCACTGAAAAATATGATGGAAGCCAATCTAGTGTATTTTCATGCACTGGTCGAACAACTGGACTTCAAAAACTTTCATTAGATGAACTAAAGGAATTTCATGCAAACTTTTATAGTTTGGATAATATGTTAATCTTCATACATGGGAATgaaagtattaatataaataatatttttggaacAATTGGGAAATTTATTAGCGAAGCAGAACTTGTTAATGATCATAAAACCTGTAAGAAAATTCGAATTTCAGATTCCCCAATAAACCAAAGAccattaaataaaaagctttgttttaatgaaaatttaaaagaacAATCTTTTCCATGGCATCTAGAGATCCCATTCCCTAGCGAAGAAGAGGATTTAAGTACCATTAGTTTTTCATGGAGATTTGGAGCATTTTCGAACTTTAAAGAAATGTTATCAATTACCGTATTATTGCATTATTTATGTATTGGAAACGACTCCCCATTGATGAAAGAACTCGTAGAAGGTAAATCTTACTGCTCAGATGTAGACATGTCAAATGTTTGCGAAAAAAATAGGTACCACCAAATTTTACTTCATGGGGTAGAAACAACAAAGATTAATAAGATAGTGGATTTATTTAAGAGAATAATTTCTGAATTCCACAATGGTGAACGAAgttttgatattaatgaCTTAAAATGTAAGATAGAAGGTCTATACTACGGACACCTTGTTTCATTGGAAAATAAGACAATTGATACAGTATTTAACCAGCTATCTGGTTTTATTAACTatggaattaataatatggaTGATCTCACCGAATACTGTAATCTGCATTTTATTCtcaaaaaattactttcaGAGGGATTAGAATATTGGAAAACGCTTTTTAACAAAGCCTTTTGtttacaaaaaatgaaCATACTTGAATTTGTTCCAAgcaaaaaattatcaaaagaaATGACAAAGAGATTCAaggaagaaagaaaagaaagaataagTAAGAAAGGTAAACGTTTTTTTCAGATTTGTAAGGCGAAGTTGGAGGAGTccataataaataataaaaaacGTGCTATTAGTCTCGAAAtacttaataattttaatatatctttCGATTTAAACTGTATTGGTCTTAATAAAGCAAATATTACCACAAATGTGAATTACTCAGAAGCCAAACTAGCAGAGATTAATGAAGGGAGCGacataatatttaaaaagttAAATATGGACCATGACTTAGAATCACAAACAATAGATAATTGTTTgtacttttttttagaaaacTCAAATACTGAGTTTGTACACGCACAACTGAGGATTAATTTGAACGAAAATCTATCTAACACTGAAAAACTACTTTCATCCCTTCTAgtagaattattatttcaaacaTCTGTTAAAgttataaatttaattggCCCAcaaatttctgaaaaatattcaaaattgagAGAGTCAAAAGTCTTCCTACCTGATGTTAATTGGTCAGACGGAGAACTAATTAACTTCGATGATTTTGATAAACTTTTAAATACTTTTTGTATCGATTACTATGCAGAATTCAGCGATGGATGGATTTTGGATTCTAATACAATTCCAAACCAAATTAAAGTAAATTGGACAACCCCAATAGAATATACTGAGTTTTcctcaatattaattatgaGTGGAATTTGTGGCATGAGATTGAATGCTGAAAGAATTTCTACAATAGCCAGAACTATCAAAGGAACAATCAGCGAACTAAAATTGAGTGAAGAAGGTTTAATTACTTCTGTTTCGAACTCTCTTTGTTTCTGCGATCaatcaatttttaatatttcaaatattccaaaCTTTGATCATATTTCCAAAAGATTGATAAAAGAACCAAAAAATTACTTGGTTGAACTAGAAAGGCTTCATTCAGTTCTTATTAGACCATTCGCTCTTGGGAAATCAGAAGTTATTCCAGCTAGTAACACAAAGTTTTCGTTATTTGTTATTGGAAAAGAGGAGGCcaacaaaataaatttatttaaatatttttctatcAATAAAAACTACAAAAGCCAATACTTAATTAATAACCAAATACAGAACACCCCCAACATAAATTTACTTCCATGGGAAATACTTTCAAGAGCACTCCCATTGGATCTAGGTATAGACTTTAATTCAAACAGCTCACAAAAATTTAGAATACCTGAAAAATATGGCTATTCAATTTACCTAAAGGTTCCAAGCTCAAATACAGCGTGCTTTATTCAGTCAATCAATTTAAATACATTTGGTACTTTCTTCCCAAAAGGATCTCATTTTTTCAATCCAGATGTTCCAGCTCTTCTCGTACTTTCAAACTATCTTTGGGATCCTTGCTCACTACTCTTTGATTCAATTAGGGGCAGTGGTTTAGCATATAGTGGAAGTTTGGATCTTTGTATGACTACTGGTCAGTTTTCAAATTGTGTGTATGAATCAACATCAATTGGTCAGTCTTTAATCAAGACTTGGGAAATTTTCAGAGAGTTATCAATGGATGAAAATGAGGTTTATGAAGAGATTAAGAAAACTAACAAATTACCTAATTACTATGAAAGCTTTTATAACAGTCTAGATCTTGATGAAGCAAAAAGGATCGCTGcttataaatttatttcaaagcacaaaaaattcaattcttGGGCAAAACAGCTAAATTTTGATCTTAATGTTGGTATTTCTCCAAAGTTTGACAGttttattataaagaaaatatctGAAGTTACAGTTGAAGATATAAAAAGAGTTTCAATCAAGTACCTTAAACATTTCTTACCTAATACCACAAATATGATGCCTTCAAGTTGCATAGCTCTTTGCGGTGGAGAAAATTCTGCTATTGATGCAATGGAAGTTCTAAAAGATTACCCAAATTTTAGATTTAGTGTCATTTCATACTctgaatttttaaaagaaacACTAAAAAATGTTGAAATTTAG